One genomic segment of Pseudomonas sp. RU47 includes these proteins:
- a CDS encoding papain-like cysteine protease family protein gives MLTTAATQFTGESLPRCLAGHLLDPQLAEVEAAEQLSALAAGSLNFNMQKQTQTNWCWAAVSASVGNYYGTGNWTQCGVASTQLDRNCCNQPGPCNVYGYLDSALQTTRSYNGMNQGSLQMSAIQNQISMGRPVGLRCAWYGGGAHFLTIYGTNGDYVLVADSIYGYSTRALNAFPRAYNGGGNWTHTYFTVKN, from the coding sequence ATGTTAACCACAGCAGCAACACAATTCACCGGCGAATCACTGCCAAGGTGCCTGGCCGGTCACCTGCTCGACCCGCAACTCGCCGAAGTCGAAGCCGCTGAACAGCTCAGCGCCCTCGCCGCCGGCAGCCTCAACTTCAACATGCAGAAACAGACCCAGACCAACTGGTGCTGGGCCGCCGTTTCCGCCTCGGTCGGCAACTATTACGGCACCGGCAACTGGACGCAGTGCGGCGTCGCCAGCACCCAGCTCGATCGCAACTGCTGCAATCAGCCGGGGCCGTGCAACGTCTACGGCTATCTGGATTCGGCGCTGCAAACCACCCGTAGCTACAACGGCATGAATCAGGGTTCGCTGCAGATGTCGGCCATCCAGAACCAGATCAGCATGGGCCGCCCCGTCGGCTTGCGTTGCGCCTGGTACGGTGGTGGTGCGCATTTCCTGACGATTTACGGTACCAACGGCGATTACGTGTTGGTCGCAGACTCGATCTACGGTTATTCGACCCGCGCACTGAACGCATTCCCCCGCGCCTACAACGGCGGCGGCAATTGGACTCACACCTACTTCACGGTAAAAAACTAG
- a CDS encoding mechanosensitive ion channel family protein, translated as MDFKQLWLKAQDLWGTLEQHPFLQAGLALMLLLVIALVLGRVARYLILHASRMLGRQPALHWINDFRHNKVFQRLAQMTPSLVIQFGLHLVPELSKTAMTFLGNVALSFTILFLLLSVSALLNALLDIYARTEHARTRSIKGYVQLAKMVLYVFGAIIIVATLIDRSPLLLLSGLGAMSAVILLVYKDTLLSFVASVQLTSNDMLRVGDWIEMPQVGADGDVVDITLHTVKVQNFDKTIVSIPTWRLMSESFRNWRGMQQSGGRRIKRSLFIDASGVRFIRDDEEEKLTQVHLLTDYMSRKKAELKAWNEAQGNVAAMSANRRRMTNIGTFRAYALAYLKSHPEIQPNMTCMVRQMQTTAQGIPLEIYCFTSTTAWADYERIQGDIFDYLLAVLPEFGLSLYQQPSGGDLRSGLLPAVLGAASIPEPQKHLM; from the coding sequence ATGGATTTCAAACAGCTCTGGCTCAAAGCCCAGGACCTCTGGGGCACCCTGGAACAGCATCCATTTCTGCAAGCCGGCCTGGCGCTGATGCTGCTGTTGGTCATCGCGCTAGTACTCGGACGAGTGGCGCGTTACCTGATCTTGCACGCCAGCCGCATGCTTGGCCGCCAGCCGGCGCTGCACTGGATCAATGATTTTCGCCACAACAAGGTGTTTCAGCGCCTGGCGCAGATGACGCCGTCGCTGGTGATCCAGTTCGGTCTGCATCTGGTGCCGGAACTGAGCAAAACCGCGATGACCTTTCTCGGGAACGTGGCGTTGTCGTTCACCATTCTGTTCCTGCTGCTCTCGGTCAGCGCCCTGCTCAATGCTCTGCTCGACATCTATGCACGCACCGAACATGCACGCACGCGCTCGATCAAGGGCTACGTGCAACTGGCGAAAATGGTCTTGTACGTGTTCGGCGCGATCATCATCGTCGCAACGTTGATCGACCGTTCGCCGCTGTTGCTGCTGTCCGGTCTGGGTGCGATGTCGGCGGTGATTCTGTTGGTCTACAAGGACACGCTGCTCTCATTCGTCGCCAGCGTGCAGTTGACCAGCAACGACATGTTGCGCGTCGGTGACTGGATCGAAATGCCACAAGTCGGTGCCGACGGTGATGTGGTCGACATCACTCTGCACACGGTCAAGGTGCAGAATTTCGACAAGACCATCGTCTCGATCCCGACCTGGCGCCTGATGTCCGAGTCGTTCAGAAACTGGCGCGGCATGCAGCAATCCGGCGGCCGGCGGATCAAGCGCAGTCTGTTCATCGATGCCAGCGGCGTGCGTTTCATCCGCGATGACGAAGAAGAAAAGCTCACCCAGGTGCACCTGCTGACTGACTACATGAGCCGCAAGAAAGCCGAGCTCAAGGCGTGGAACGAGGCGCAGGGCAATGTCGCGGCGATGTCGGCGAACCGCCGGCGGATGACCAATATCGGTACGTTCCGCGCCTATGCGCTGGCGTATCTGAAGAGTCATCCGGAGATTCAGCCAAACATGACCTGCATGGTCCGGCAGATGCAAACCACCGCGCAGGGGATTCCGCTGGAAATCTACTGTTTCACCAGCACCACGGCGTGGGCCGATTACGAGCGGATTCAGGGGGATATTTTCGATTACCTGCTGGCGGTGCTGCCGGAGTTTGGGCTGAGTCTTTATCAGCAGCCGAGTGGCGGGGATTTGCGCTCTGGCCTGCTGCCGGCGGTGCTCGGAGCGGCCAGCATTCCCGAGCCGCAGAAACACCTCATGTAA
- a CDS encoding DEAD/DEAH box helicase produces MFSQFALHERLLKAVAELKFVEPTPVQAAAIPLALQGRDLRVTAQTGSGKTAAFVLPILNRLIGPAKVRVSIKTLILLPTRELAQQTLKEVERFSQFTFIKSGLITGGEDFKVQAAMLRKVPDILIGTPGRMIEQLNAGNLDLKEVEVLVLDEADRMLDMGFAEDVQRLVDECPNRQQTMLFSATTGGSGLRDMIGKVLNNPEHLQLNAVSQLNSTTRQQIITADHNQHKEQIVNWLLANETYQKAIVFTNTRAMADRIYGRLVAQEYKAFVLHGEKDQKDRKLAIDRLKQGGVKILVATDVAARGLDVDGLDLVINFDMPRSGDEYVHRIGRTGRAGNDGLAISLICHGDWNLMSSIERYLKQSFERRTIKEVKGTYGGPKKVKASGKAVGVKKKKTDAKGDKKKTAAKTPTKRKSANRPKPDSLVSSDGMAPLKRRKPAEPAAE; encoded by the coding sequence GTGTTTTCCCAATTCGCCCTGCACGAACGCCTGCTTAAAGCTGTGGCCGAGCTGAAATTTGTCGAGCCAACGCCTGTGCAAGCCGCGGCCATCCCGCTGGCGCTCCAAGGGCGTGATCTGCGGGTGACGGCGCAAACCGGTAGCGGCAAAACCGCCGCTTTCGTTCTGCCAATCCTCAATCGCCTGATCGGCCCGGCCAAGGTTCGCGTCAGCATCAAGACGCTGATCCTGCTGCCGACCCGTGAACTGGCCCAGCAGACCCTGAAGGAAGTTGAACGCTTTTCGCAGTTCACCTTCATCAAGTCCGGCCTGATCACCGGCGGTGAAGACTTCAAGGTCCAGGCCGCGATGCTGCGCAAAGTGCCGGACATCCTCATCGGCACCCCGGGCCGGATGATCGAGCAACTCAACGCCGGCAATCTCGACCTCAAAGAAGTCGAAGTGCTGGTGCTTGACGAAGCCGACCGCATGCTCGACATGGGTTTCGCCGAAGACGTACAGCGTCTGGTCGACGAATGTCCGAACCGTCAGCAGACCATGCTGTTCTCGGCCACCACCGGCGGTTCCGGCCTGCGCGACATGATCGGCAAGGTGCTGAACAACCCTGAGCACCTGCAGCTCAACGCGGTCAGTCAGCTGAACTCGACCACCCGTCAGCAAATCATCACCGCCGACCACAATCAGCACAAAGAGCAGATTGTGAACTGGCTGCTGGCCAACGAGACCTACCAGAAGGCCATCGTCTTCACCAACACCCGCGCCATGGCCGACCGCATCTACGGCCGCCTCGTGGCTCAGGAATACAAAGCGTTCGTGCTGCACGGCGAGAAAGACCAGAAGGATCGCAAACTGGCGATCGACCGTCTGAAGCAGGGCGGCGTGAAGATCCTCGTGGCCACCGACGTTGCGGCCCGTGGTCTGGACGTTGATGGTCTGGATCTGGTGATCAACTTCGACATGCCACGCAGCGGCGACGAGTACGTGCACCGCATCGGTCGTACTGGCCGCGCCGGTAACGACGGTCTGGCGATCTCGCTGATCTGCCACGGCGACTGGAACCTGATGTCGAGCATCGAGCGCTACCTCAAGCAGAGCTTCGAGCGCCGTACCATCAAGGAGGTCAAAGGCACCTACGGCGGGCCGAAAAAGGTCAAGGCCTCGGGCAAAGCCGTTGGTGTGAAGAAGAAAAAGACCGACGCGAAGGGCGACAAGAAGAAAACCGCCGCCAAGACGCCGACCAAGCGCAAGAGCGCCAACCGTCCGAAGCCGGATTCGTTGGTGAGCAGCGACGGCATGGCCCCGCTGAAGCGCCGCAAGCCAGCAGAACCTGCGGCTGAGTAA